One region of Azoarcus sp. CIB genomic DNA includes:
- the tkt gene encoding transketolase, translated as MQAARNENPRNVRPPVFNPVTGAIRALAMDAVQQANSGHPGAPLGMAEIAEVLWRHHLRHNPANPKWADRDRFVLSNGHGSMLVYALLHLTGYDLPIEELKRFRQLHSKTPGHPEYGYTPGVETTTGPLGQGITNAVGMALAEKMLAAEFNRPGHAIVDHHTYVFLGDGCLMEGISHEACSLAGTLGLGKLIAFYDDNNISIDGHVDGWFTDETPKRFEAYGWQVIANVQGHDAAEIDAAIRAAQANTTQPTLICCKTVIGAGAPNKQGSHDVHGAPLGAAEIAATRAHIGWTHAPFEIPADVYAAWNARDKGAALEAGWNERFAAYAKAFPQEAGEFTRRTQGELPADWSAHVDAVIAKIVDKAETIATRKASQNSIEAFAPKLPELVGGSADLAGSNLTLWSGAKGVTKEAGGNYIYYGVREFGMAAIANGISLHGGLIPYTATFLMFSEYARSALRMAALMKIRQIFVFTHDSIGLGEDGPTHQPVEQTATLRLIPNMDVWRPCDTTESAVAWAHAIERKDGPSALLFSRQNLPFQARSSEQIAAIRRGGYVLSDAPASLNGGKPQAVIIATGSEIALAIAAQKALADAGIAVRVVSMPSTNVFDRQDRAYQGEVLPAGLPRVAVEAGVTDGWRKYVGLEGAVIGIDRFGESAPAGELFKYFGITADAVAEAVKQIVK; from the coding sequence ATGCAGGCAGCCCGCAACGAGAACCCGCGCAACGTGCGGCCCCCGGTCTTCAACCCCGTCACCGGCGCGATCCGCGCCCTGGCGATGGATGCCGTCCAGCAGGCCAACTCGGGCCACCCGGGTGCTCCGCTGGGCATGGCCGAGATCGCCGAAGTGCTGTGGCGTCACCATCTGCGTCACAACCCGGCGAACCCGAAGTGGGCCGACCGCGACCGCTTCGTGCTGTCGAACGGCCACGGCTCGATGCTGGTCTACGCGCTACTGCACCTGACCGGCTACGACTTGCCGATCGAGGAGCTCAAGCGCTTCCGCCAGCTGCACAGCAAGACCCCGGGCCACCCCGAATACGGCTACACGCCCGGCGTCGAGACCACCACCGGCCCGCTCGGCCAGGGCATCACCAACGCGGTCGGCATGGCGCTGGCCGAGAAAATGCTCGCTGCGGAATTCAACCGCCCCGGCCACGCGATCGTCGATCACCACACCTACGTGTTCCTCGGCGACGGCTGCCTGATGGAAGGCATCTCGCACGAAGCCTGTTCGCTCGCCGGCACGCTGGGCCTGGGCAAGCTGATCGCCTTCTACGACGACAACAATATTTCGATCGACGGCCACGTCGATGGCTGGTTCACCGACGAGACGCCGAAGCGCTTCGAAGCCTACGGCTGGCAGGTCATCGCCAACGTGCAGGGCCACGATGCGGCCGAGATCGACGCGGCAATCCGCGCCGCCCAGGCCAACACGACCCAGCCGACGCTGATCTGCTGCAAGACCGTGATCGGCGCGGGCGCCCCGAACAAGCAGGGCAGCCACGACGTGCACGGCGCGCCGCTGGGCGCCGCCGAAATCGCCGCGACGCGCGCGCACATCGGCTGGACGCACGCCCCGTTCGAAATCCCCGCGGACGTCTACGCGGCATGGAACGCGCGCGACAAGGGTGCGGCGCTGGAAGCCGGCTGGAACGAACGCTTCGCCGCCTACGCCAAGGCCTTCCCGCAGGAAGCCGGCGAGTTCACGCGCCGCACGCAGGGCGAACTGCCGGCCGACTGGTCGGCGCACGTCGACGCCGTGATCGCGAAGATCGTCGACAAGGCCGAGACCATCGCCACCCGCAAGGCGAGCCAGAACAGCATCGAGGCCTTCGCGCCCAAGCTGCCTGAGCTCGTCGGCGGTTCGGCCGACCTGGCCGGCTCCAACCTCACGCTGTGGTCCGGCGCCAAGGGCGTCACGAAGGAAGCCGGCGGCAACTACATCTACTACGGCGTGCGCGAGTTCGGCATGGCCGCGATCGCCAACGGTATCAGCCTGCACGGCGGCCTGATTCCCTACACCGCCACCTTCCTGATGTTCAGCGAGTACGCGCGCAGTGCGCTGCGCATGGCTGCGCTGATGAAGATCCGCCAGATCTTCGTGTTCACACACGACTCGATCGGCCTCGGCGAGGACGGCCCGACGCACCAGCCGGTCGAGCAGACCGCGACGCTGCGCCTGATCCCCAACATGGACGTGTGGCGCCCCTGCGACACGACCGAATCGGCCGTGGCCTGGGCCCACGCGATCGAGCGCAAGGACGGCCCCTCTGCGCTGCTGTTCTCGCGCCAGAACCTGCCCTTCCAGGCCCGCTCGTCCGAGCAGATCGCGGCGATCCGCCGGGGCGGCTACGTGTTGTCGGACGCACCGGCCAGCCTGAACGGCGGCAAGCCGCAGGCCGTGATCATCGCCACCGGCTCGGAAATTGCCCTCGCGATCGCCGCGCAGAAGGCGCTCGCCGACGCCGGCATCGCCGTGCGCGTCGTATCGATGCCTTCGACCAACGTGTTCGACCGCCAGGACCGCGCCTATCAAGGTGAAGTGCTGCCCGCGGGCCTGCCGCGCGTCGCCGTCGAGGCGGGCGTCACCGACGGCTGGCGCAAGTATGTCGGCCTCGAAGGCGCGGTGATCGGCATCGACCGCTTCGGCGAGTCCGCCCCCGCCGGCGAGCTGTTCAAATATTTCGGTATCACTGCCGACGCGGTCGCTGAAGCCGTGAAGCAGATCGTGAAGTAA
- the pyk gene encoding pyruvate kinase: MLRHTKIVATLGPASSDPQVLERMVHAGIDVVRMNFSHGKAEDHIARAAAIRDASERAGRPVGILADLQGPKIRVGKFAGDRVHLHKDAEFILDARCELGDMTRVGLDYKNLPRDVKTGDVLLLDDGRIKLVVNRVVGAEIHTTVRVGGELSNNKGINRQGGGLTAPALTAKDMDDIKTAALIGVDFVAVSFPKSAADMYMAQQLLRAAGCEALLIAKIERTEAVANLDEILDASDGIMVARGDLAVEVGDAAVPALQKKMIRAARDRNKLTITATQMMESMIGSPVPTRAEVSDVANAVLDGTDAVMLSAETASGKYPVDVVEAMSRVCLEAEKSAEVTLDREVLNRVFTRIDQSIALAAIWTAWHLKVKAIASLTQTGSTALWMSRLNSGVPIYALTPELASRNQMTLYREVFPLLMSQTHQDRDLMLWEAEQILLDQGVVEHGDLIVLTIGEPIGASGGTNTLKIVRVGEHPAPHLNDQ, encoded by the coding sequence ATGCTGCGCCACACGAAGATCGTCGCCACCCTGGGCCCGGCCTCGTCCGACCCGCAAGTTCTGGAACGCATGGTGCATGCGGGGATCGACGTCGTGCGCATGAATTTTTCGCACGGCAAGGCAGAAGACCACATCGCCCGCGCCGCCGCAATCCGCGACGCCTCCGAGCGAGCCGGCCGGCCGGTGGGCATCCTCGCCGATCTGCAGGGCCCCAAGATCCGCGTCGGGAAGTTCGCCGGCGACCGGGTGCACCTGCACAAGGATGCGGAGTTCATCCTCGATGCGCGCTGCGAGCTGGGCGACATGACGCGCGTCGGCCTCGACTACAAGAACCTGCCCCGGGACGTGAAGACGGGCGACGTGCTGCTGCTCGACGACGGGCGCATCAAGCTGGTCGTCAACCGCGTCGTCGGCGCGGAGATCCACACCACCGTGCGGGTGGGCGGCGAACTGTCGAACAACAAGGGCATCAACCGCCAGGGCGGCGGCCTCACCGCGCCCGCGCTGACCGCGAAGGACATGGACGACATCAAGACCGCCGCCCTCATCGGCGTGGACTTCGTGGCCGTTTCCTTCCCCAAGAGCGCCGCTGACATGTACATGGCGCAGCAGCTCCTGCGCGCGGCCGGCTGCGAGGCCTTGCTGATCGCGAAGATCGAGCGCACCGAGGCGGTCGCCAACCTCGACGAGATCCTCGACGCCTCGGACGGCATCATGGTCGCCCGCGGCGACCTCGCTGTCGAGGTCGGCGATGCAGCCGTCCCGGCGCTGCAGAAGAAGATGATCCGCGCGGCACGCGACCGCAACAAGCTGACGATCACCGCGACGCAGATGATGGAATCGATGATCGGCAGCCCGGTGCCGACACGCGCGGAGGTCTCCGACGTCGCCAATGCGGTGCTGGACGGCACCGATGCGGTGATGCTGTCGGCGGAGACCGCATCGGGCAAGTACCCGGTCGATGTCGTCGAGGCGATGAGCCGCGTGTGCCTCGAAGCCGAAAAGTCGGCCGAGGTCACGCTCGATCGCGAAGTGCTCAACCGCGTGTTCACGCGCATCGACCAGTCGATCGCGCTGGCGGCAATCTGGACCGCCTGGCACCTCAAGGTCAAGGCGATCGCCTCGCTGACGCAGACCGGCTCGACCGCGCTGTGGATGAGCCGCCTCAACAGCGGCGTGCCGATCTACGCGCTGACGCCCGAGCTGGCCTCGCGCAACCAGATGACGCTGTACCGCGAGGTCTTCCCCCTGCTGATGTCGCAGACGCATCAGGACCGCGACCTGATGCTGTGGGAGGCCGAACAGATCCTGCTCGACCAGGGCGTCGTCGAGCACGGCGACCTCATCGTGCTGACGATCGGGGAGCCGATCGGCGCCTCCGGCGGGACGAACACGCTCAAGATCGTGCGCGTCGGCGAACATCCGGCACCGCACCTCAACGACCAATGA
- the gap gene encoding type I glyceraldehyde-3-phosphate dehydrogenase: MTIKLAINGYGRIGRCTLRALYELGLRDQFEIVAINASGDLATNAHLTKYDTTHGRFAFPVETEGDNVMIVNGDRIPFFSTKDPLGVNWGDLGVDVLLECTGAYTAKAKAEVLLKQGAKKVLISAPGGDDVDATIVYGVNHDVLTSAMTVVSNASCTTNCLAPVAKVLQDNIGIEKGLMTTVHAYTNDQVLVDVRHKDLRRARAAAQNIIPTKTGAAKAVGLVLPALKGKFDGFALRVPVMNVSLVDLTFTASRATSKEEINALMKEASKGALKGVLAVNEDPLVSMDFNHDAHSSIFDATQTRVMDGNLVKVLAWYDNEWGYSCRMLDAARALHNAK, encoded by the coding sequence ATGACCATCAAACTCGCCATCAACGGCTACGGCCGCATCGGCCGCTGCACGCTGCGCGCCCTGTACGAACTGGGCCTGCGCGACCAGTTCGAGATCGTTGCGATCAACGCCTCTGGCGACCTGGCGACCAACGCCCACCTGACGAAGTACGACACCACCCACGGTCGCTTCGCCTTCCCGGTCGAGACCGAAGGCGACAACGTGATGATCGTCAATGGTGACCGCATCCCCTTCTTCTCGACCAAGGATCCGCTGGGCGTGAACTGGGGCGACCTGGGCGTCGATGTGCTGCTCGAGTGCACCGGCGCCTACACCGCCAAGGCCAAGGCCGAGGTGCTGCTCAAGCAGGGCGCGAAGAAGGTGCTGATCTCCGCTCCCGGCGGCGATGACGTCGATGCGACCATCGTCTATGGCGTGAACCACGACGTGCTGACCTCGGCGATGACCGTCGTGTCGAATGCCTCGTGCACGACCAACTGCCTCGCGCCGGTTGCCAAGGTGCTGCAGGACAACATCGGCATCGAGAAGGGCCTGATGACGACGGTGCACGCCTACACCAACGATCAGGTGCTGGTCGACGTGCGCCACAAGGACCTGCGCCGCGCCCGCGCCGCCGCACAGAACATCATCCCGACCAAGACCGGCGCCGCGAAGGCCGTTGGCCTGGTGCTGCCGGCGCTGAAGGGCAAGTTCGACGGCTTCGCCCTGCGCGTGCCGGTGATGAACGTGTCGCTGGTCGACCTGACCTTCACGGCGAGCCGTGCGACCTCGAAGGAGGAGATCAACGCGCTAATGAAGGAAGCCTCCAAGGGCGCGCTGAAGGGCGTGCTGGCGGTCAACGAAGATCCGCTGGTGTCGATGGATTTCAACCACGACGCGCACTCCTCGATCTTCGACGCGACCCAGACGCGCGTGATGGACGGCAACCTCGTGAAGGTGCTCGCGTGGTACGACAACGAGTGGGGCTACTCCTGCCGCATGCTCGACGCCGCCCGCGCGCTCCATAACGCCAAATAA
- the bluB gene encoding 5,6-dimethylbenzimidazole synthase, translating into MKSAAPGQQAHHHFDDAERAAVYRNILARRDVRGQFLPDPVADDMLARILTAAHFAPSVGFMQPWNFVLVRDQAVKQRVHDAFTLANAEAAQMFEGKQREVYSGLRLQGILEAPINLCVTCDRDRAGPVVIGRTHIKAMDLYSSVCAVQNLWLAARAEGLGVGWVSIFRQSAIREILSLPDRIMPVAYLCIGHVSHFLDQPELQSAGWRQRLPLDELVHFDGWGGDSADAGSLREALRTAQALAARGLPPL; encoded by the coding sequence ATGAAGAGCGCCGCCCCTGGCCAACAGGCCCACCATCATTTCGACGACGCCGAGCGCGCTGCCGTGTATCGCAACATCCTCGCGCGCCGTGACGTGCGCGGCCAGTTCCTGCCCGACCCGGTCGCCGACGACATGCTCGCGCGCATCCTCACCGCCGCGCACTTCGCGCCGTCGGTCGGCTTCATGCAGCCGTGGAACTTCGTCCTGGTCCGCGACCAGGCCGTGAAGCAGCGCGTGCACGACGCCTTCACGCTCGCCAACGCCGAAGCCGCACAGATGTTCGAGGGCAAGCAGCGCGAGGTGTATTCCGGCCTGCGCCTGCAGGGCATCCTCGAGGCGCCGATCAACCTGTGCGTCACCTGCGACCGGGACCGCGCCGGCCCGGTGGTGATCGGCCGCACGCACATCAAGGCGATGGATCTGTACAGCTCGGTGTGTGCGGTGCAGAACCTGTGGCTCGCCGCCCGCGCCGAAGGGCTGGGCGTGGGCTGGGTGAGCATCTTCCGCCAGTCGGCGATCCGCGAGATCCTCTCGCTGCCCGATCGCATCATGCCGGTCGCCTACCTGTGCATCGGACACGTCAGCCACTTCCTCGACCAGCCGGAACTGCAGAGTGCCGGCTGGCGCCAGCGCCTGCCGCTCGACGAGCTCGTGCATTTCGACGGCTGGGGCGGCGACAGCGCGGACGCCGGATCGCTGCGCGAGGCGCTGCGTACAGCCCAGGCACTCGCGGCGCGGGGCCTGCCGCCACTCTGA
- a CDS encoding inositol monophosphatase has protein sequence MPTTSQRLAQARALESLVRDVAREVILPRYLKTARNRKADGTLFTEADLESQRRFSEELPKLAPGAVLGEEMSAAEQAHLWSDGRRGLWCIDPIDGTTNFANGIPFFAVSIAYLVNHEPRFGVVYNPVTDESFYAAKGAGAFLNGVELPLRVAAAHLSDAVAGIDFKRISHHLGDELAVRPPYFSQRNFGSSALEWCFVAAGRLDVYLHGGQMLWDYAAGKLILDEAGGKAAALDGSTGIAGPSIKRGVIAAASPCLFTEWRNWVSAHS, from the coding sequence ATGCCCACGACCAGCCAACGGCTCGCGCAGGCGCGGGCGCTCGAATCGCTGGTGCGCGATGTTGCCCGCGAGGTGATCCTGCCGCGCTACCTCAAGACCGCGCGCAATCGCAAGGCCGACGGCACACTGTTCACCGAGGCCGACCTCGAATCGCAACGCCGCTTTTCCGAGGAACTGCCCAAGCTGGCGCCCGGCGCCGTGCTCGGCGAAGAGATGAGCGCCGCAGAACAGGCACACCTGTGGAGCGACGGACGACGCGGCCTGTGGTGCATCGATCCCATCGACGGCACGACGAATTTCGCCAACGGCATTCCCTTCTTCGCCGTCTCGATCGCTTATCTGGTGAATCACGAGCCGCGCTTCGGCGTCGTCTACAACCCGGTCACCGACGAATCCTTCTACGCAGCCAAAGGCGCCGGTGCCTTCCTGAACGGCGTCGAACTGCCGCTGCGCGTGGCTGCGGCACATCTGTCGGATGCGGTGGCCGGCATCGACTTCAAGCGCATCAGCCACCACCTCGGCGACGAGCTCGCGGTGCGACCGCCCTATTTCTCGCAGCGCAATTTCGGCTCCAGCGCGCTCGAATGGTGCTTTGTCGCCGCGGGACGACTGGACGTGTATCTGCATGGCGGGCAGATGCTGTGGGACTATGCGGCCGGCAAGCTGATCCTGGATGAGGCGGGCGGCAAGGCAGCCGCACTGGACGGCAGCACCGGGATCGCGGGACCGTCGATCAAGCGCGGCGTGATCGCGGCCGCCAGCCCCTGTCTGTTTACGGAGTGGCGCAACTGGGTAAGCGCCCACTCCTGA
- a CDS encoding cache domain-containing protein, translating into MKLAPVASLCVLILMTPPLLAADPAPAPGQGTLVQRADENRSLRLLDKAVARFREVGDAAFDEFNRAPQFKDRELYVYALGTDGTMLASGGSSVVLVGRNVATMQDAAGKPFFREMLDVAAKSEAGRVEYRWLNRVDNREEPKVTLFRKVGERIIAVGYYVPRATPAQARELLNRAVAAVKEKGAQAAVAAFNALDGGFVQDDLYVFAIDMNSQRFLAHGAMPKLVGSDGRAVRDPKGKAIVADMVNIVSRKGEGELDYAWRNPVTDKLETKHSFIRRVDDMLVGVGYYMR; encoded by the coding sequence ATGAAACTTGCTCCCGTCGCTTCGTTGTGTGTGCTCATCCTGATGACGCCGCCCTTGCTTGCAGCCGACCCCGCGCCCGCGCCGGGACAGGGCACCCTCGTGCAGCGTGCCGACGAGAATCGCAGCCTGCGCCTGCTCGACAAGGCGGTGGCGCGTTTCCGCGAAGTCGGCGATGCGGCGTTCGACGAATTCAACCGCGCGCCGCAGTTCAAGGACCGCGAACTCTATGTGTACGCCCTGGGGACGGACGGCACCATGCTCGCGAGTGGCGGCTCCTCGGTGGTCCTGGTAGGGCGCAACGTGGCGACCATGCAGGATGCCGCCGGCAAGCCCTTCTTCCGTGAAATGCTCGACGTCGCGGCGAAGAGCGAGGCAGGGCGGGTCGAGTATCGCTGGCTCAATCGCGTCGACAACCGCGAGGAGCCGAAGGTGACGCTGTTTCGCAAGGTCGGCGAGCGCATCATCGCGGTCGGCTATTACGTGCCGCGGGCGACTCCGGCTCAGGCCCGGGAGTTGCTGAACCGGGCGGTTGCGGCGGTGAAGGAGAAGGGGGCGCAGGCGGCCGTTGCGGCCTTCAACGCGCTCGACGGTGGCTTCGTGCAGGACGATCTCTACGTGTTTGCGATCGACATGAATTCGCAGCGTTTCCTTGCGCACGGTGCGATGCCCAAGCTGGTCGGCAGCGACGGTCGCGCGGTGCGCGATCCCAAGGGCAAGGCGATCGTCGCCGATATGGTGAATATCGTCAGCCGCAAGGGCGAGGGCGAGCTCGACTACGCGTGGCGCAACCCGGTTACCGACAAACTGGAAACCAAGCATTCGTTCATCCGGCGCGTGGATGACATGCTGGTCGGCGTCGGCTATTACATGCGCTGA
- a CDS encoding 16S rRNA (uracil(1498)-N(3))-methyltransferase, whose translation MISRFFCPLPMPASGEIQLPEALAHHAARVLRLRDGDPVVLFDGAGGEVLAVLRLRGKQCFAELQERREVERESPLRLVLVQALASGDKMDWIVQKAVELGVAAVVPVQAERSVLRLAGERAAKRVEHWQQVAVSACEQSGRNRIPVVAPIAGLRDYLARPCEGVRLILDPAATQRLLDAGRPAGEVHLLIGPEGGWSDDELAACRSAGCAGMGLGPRVLRTETAGLAAVAALQAVWGDF comes from the coding sequence ATGATTTCGCGCTTCTTTTGCCCCCTTCCGATGCCGGCTTCCGGCGAGATCCAGCTGCCCGAGGCGCTGGCCCATCATGCTGCACGCGTGCTGCGGCTGCGCGACGGCGATCCTGTCGTCCTGTTCGACGGTGCTGGCGGCGAAGTGCTGGCAGTGCTGCGGCTGCGCGGCAAGCAGTGTTTCGCCGAGCTGCAGGAGCGGCGCGAAGTCGAACGCGAGTCGCCGCTGCGGCTGGTGCTGGTGCAGGCCCTCGCGAGCGGCGACAAGATGGACTGGATCGTGCAGAAGGCCGTCGAGCTGGGCGTTGCCGCCGTCGTGCCGGTGCAGGCGGAACGTTCCGTGCTGCGGCTTGCCGGTGAGCGTGCGGCCAAGCGCGTGGAGCACTGGCAGCAGGTCGCCGTGTCGGCGTGCGAGCAGAGCGGACGCAACCGCATACCGGTCGTCGCGCCGATCGCCGGACTGCGCGACTACCTTGCCCGCCCCTGCGAGGGCGTGCGCCTGATCCTCGATCCGGCGGCCACGCAGCGCCTGCTCGACGCCGGGCGCCCGGCGGGGGAAGTGCATCTGCTGATCGGTCCGGAAGGGGGCTGGTCCGACGACGAACTCGCGGCCTGCCGCAGCGCGGGCTGCGCCGGCATGGGGCTGGGGCCGCGCGTGCTGCGCACCGAGACCGCGGGGCTGGCCGCGGTCGCCGCGCTGCAGGCCGTGTGGGGCGATTTTTGA
- a CDS encoding phosphoribulokinase — protein MSTKHPIIAVTGSSGAGTTTVKHTFEAIFHRENVNAAIVEGDSFHRYTREEMTKLIEAAERAGQRGISHFGPEANLVEELEALFRAYGKSATGRHRGYIHDAERAARTGLPIGSFAEWEDLPVGTDCLFYEGLHGALVTDKVDVARHVDLLIGVAPTINLEWIQKLHRDTRERGYSPEAVQDTILRRMYDYVHYIVPQFSRTHINFQRVPVVDTSNPFIAREVPTLDESMVVIRFKDPRGVDFPYLLRMIHDAFMSRANSIVIPGGKLDLAMQLILTPLIWKLMERRREAI, from the coding sequence ATGTCAACCAAACACCCCATCATCGCCGTCACCGGCTCGTCGGGCGCCGGCACCACGACGGTCAAGCACACCTTCGAGGCGATCTTCCATCGCGAGAACGTGAATGCGGCCATCGTCGAGGGCGACAGCTTCCACCGCTACACCCGCGAGGAGATGACGAAGCTGATCGAAGCAGCCGAGCGGGCGGGCCAGCGGGGCATCAGCCATTTCGGCCCCGAGGCGAACCTCGTGGAGGAACTGGAAGCGCTGTTCCGCGCCTACGGCAAGTCCGCGACGGGGCGCCATCGCGGCTACATCCACGACGCCGAACGCGCGGCACGCACCGGCCTGCCGATCGGCAGCTTCGCGGAGTGGGAGGATCTCCCCGTCGGCACCGATTGCCTGTTCTACGAGGGGCTGCACGGCGCGCTCGTGACCGACAAGGTCGATGTCGCCCGCCACGTCGACCTGCTGATCGGCGTCGCGCCGACGATCAACCTCGAATGGATCCAGAAGCTGCACCGCGACACGCGCGAGCGCGGCTACTCGCCCGAGGCGGTGCAGGACACGATCCTGCGGCGCATGTACGACTACGTGCATTACATCGTCCCGCAGTTCTCGCGCACGCACATCAACTTCCAGCGCGTGCCGGTCGTCGACACGTCCAACCCCTTCATCGCGCGCGAAGTGCCCACGCTCGACGAATCGATGGTGGTGATCCGCTTCAAGGACCCGCGCGGCGTCGATTTCCCCTACCTGCTGCGCATGATCCACGATGCCTTCATGTCGCGCGCGAACAGCATCGTGATTCCGGGCGGCAAGCTCGACCTCGCGATGCAGCTCATCCTCACGCCGCTGATCTGGAAGCTGATGGAGCGCCGGCGCGAAGCGATCTGA
- a CDS encoding phosphoglycerate kinase yields the protein MQVKKLADLNVAGKRVFIRADLNVPQDEAGNIVEDTRIRASLPSIKYCLDNGAAVLVTSHLGRPTEGELHPEDTLAPIAVRLGELLHKPVRLIRDWVEGGFEVKPGEVVLLENCRCNKGEKKDSEELAKKMAALCDIYVNDAFGTAHRAEATTHGIARFAPVACAGMLMGAEIDALTKATENPARPLVAIVGGAKVSSKLTILKTLAQKVDQLIVGGGIANTFLLASGHRIGDSLAEPELVKEAQAVMDIMKARGAEVPLPVDVVVADEVSALARANRIPVEEVGTHDRILDVGPKTSAKLADIIAHAGTIVWNGPVGVFEHNQFAGGTKMMASAIAHSDAFCIAGGGDTLAAIAKFHIAQDVGYISTGGGAFLEFLEGKTLPAIAALEERFND from the coding sequence ATGCAAGTCAAGAAACTCGCCGACCTCAACGTCGCCGGCAAGCGCGTCTTCATCCGCGCCGACCTCAACGTGCCGCAGGACGAGGCCGGCAACATCGTCGAGGACACCCGCATCCGCGCGTCACTGCCCTCGATCAAGTACTGCCTCGATAACGGCGCGGCCGTACTGGTCACCTCCCATCTCGGTCGCCCGACCGAAGGCGAGTTGCACCCCGAGGACACGCTCGCGCCGATCGCGGTGCGTCTGGGCGAGTTGCTGCACAAGCCCGTGCGCCTGATCCGCGACTGGGTCGAAGGCGGCTTCGAGGTGAAGCCGGGCGAAGTCGTCCTGCTCGAAAACTGCCGCTGCAACAAGGGCGAGAAGAAGGACAGCGAAGAACTGGCGAAGAAGATGGCCGCACTGTGCGACATCTACGTCAATGACGCGTTTGGCACTGCGCACCGCGCCGAGGCGACGACCCACGGCATCGCGCGCTTCGCACCGGTCGCGTGCGCCGGCATGCTGATGGGCGCGGAGATCGACGCGCTCACCAAGGCCACCGAGAACCCGGCCCGCCCGCTGGTCGCGATCGTGGGCGGCGCCAAGGTGTCGAGCAAGCTGACGATCCTGAAGACCCTGGCACAAAAGGTCGACCAACTGATCGTCGGCGGCGGCATCGCCAACACCTTCCTGCTCGCGTCGGGCCACCGCATCGGCGACTCGCTCGCCGAGCCCGAACTGGTCAAGGAAGCACAGGCCGTCATGGACATCATGAAGGCACGCGGTGCAGAAGTACCGCTGCCGGTCGACGTCGTCGTCGCGGACGAAGTCTCTGCGCTGGCGCGCGCGAACCGCATCCCGGTCGAAGAGGTCGGCACGCACGACCGCATCCTCGACGTCGGCCCGAAGACCTCGGCGAAGCTCGCCGACATCATCGCCCACGCCGGGACCATCGTGTGGAACGGCCCGGTGGGCGTGTTCGAGCACAACCAGTTCGCCGGCGGCACGAAGATGATGGCCTCCGCCATCGCCCACTCCGACGCCTTCTGCATCGCAGGCGGCGGCGACACGCTCGCGGCGATCGCGAAGTTCCACATCGCCCAGGACGTCGGCTACATCTCCACCGGCGGCGGCGCCTTCCTCGAGTTCCTGGAAGGCAAGACCCTGCCGGCGATCGCAGCGCTGGAAGAGCGCTTCAACGACTGA